In the genome of Triticum urartu cultivar G1812 chromosome 5, Tu2.1, whole genome shotgun sequence, one region contains:
- the LOC125507821 gene encoding protein NAR1-like isoform X3, producing the protein MSSSRFSPALQASDLNDFIAPSQDCVVSLNKNSVASRLPIKKKQVVVSTKPPEESVKISLKDCLACSGCITSAETVMLEKQSLDDFVTRINSGKTVIVSVSPQSRASLAAFFGLSQSQVFRKLTALFKSMGVKAVYDTSSSRDLALIEACNEFISRYKLSQLSSDKEVGTSLPVLSSACPGWICYAEKTLGSYILPYISSVKSPQQVIGAAIKHHMVEKLGLKPYDVYHVTVMPCYDKKLEAVRGDFVFSVEEKEVTEVDSVLTTGEVLDLIQSKSVDFKTMEESPLDRLLTNVDDDGHLYGVSGGSGGYAETIFRYAARALFNREIEGPLDFKILRNSDFREVTLEVEGSPVLKFALCYGFRNLQNIVRKVKMGKCEYQFIEVMACPSGCLNGGGQIKPAKGQSPKDLIQQLESVYTQDVSISNPFDNPIAKRLYDDWLVQPGSDNAKRYLHTQYHPVVKSVTSQLQNW; encoded by the exons ATGTCTTCCAGCAGGTTCTCGCCGGCGCTGCAGGCGTCGGACCTCAACGACTTCATCGCCCCCTCGCAGGACTGCGTCGTCTCCCTCAACAAGAACTCCGTTGCCAGCCGCCTCCCG ATTAAAAAAAAGCAAGTTGTGGTGAGTACAaaacctccagaagaatcggtcAAGATTTCTCTGAAGGACTGTTTGGCTTGCAG TGGTTGCATAACATCAGCAGAGACAGTTATGCTTGAGAAGCAAAGCTTGGATGACTTCGTTACTCGCATCAACTCAGGCAAAACCGTCATCGTATCTGTATCTCCCCAGTCAAGAGCATCATTAGCTGCATTCTTTGGTCTTTCTCAGTCACAG GTTTTCCGAAAACTAACTGCTCTGTTCAAGTCGATGGGCGTGAAGGCAGTGTATGATACAAGTAGTAGTCGAGATCTGGCCCTAATTGAAGCATGCAATGAATTTATTTCACGCTATAAGCTGAGTCAATTGTCTAGCGACAAAGAAGTTGGAACCAGTCTTCCTGTGCTTTCATCTGCATGTCCAG GCTGGATATGCTATGCTGAAAAGACTCTTGGTTCATATATCTTGCCCTACATCTCATCTGTAAAGAGTCCCCAACAAGTGATTGGTGCAGCTATCAAGCATCACATGGTTGAAAAACTTGGTCTCAA GCCATATGATGTATATCATGTTACTGTGATGCCCTGTTATGATAAAAAACTTGAAGCTGTCCGGGGTGACTTTGTTTTCTCAGTGGAAGAAAAGGAAGTTACAGAGGTGGACTCGGTATTGACAACTGGTGAAGTGTTGGACTTGATACAG TCCAAATCTGTTGATTTCAAGACAATGGAGGAATCTCCTTTGGACAGATT ATTAacaaatgttgatgatgatggtcATCTATATGGGGTTTCTGGTGGCTCGGGTGGTTATGCGGAAACCATCTTTCGTTATGCAGCACGTGCGCTCTTTAATAGGGAAATAGAAGGCCCACTTGATTTCAAAATCTTGCGAAATTCAGATTTCCGTGAAGTTACGCTGGAG GTGGAGGGCAGTCCTGTTTTGAAGTTTGCCCTTTGTTACGGGTTCAGAAACCTACAGAACATTGTTAGGAAGGTTAAGATGGGAAAATGTGAATACCAGTTTATTGAAGTTATGGCTTGCCCTTCAG GTTGTCTGAATGGGGGAGGCCAAATAAAACCTGCTAAAGGCCAATCTCCCAAGGATCTCATCCAACAACTAGAGAGTGTGTACACGCAAGAT GTATCAATATCCAACCCCTTTGATAACCCGATTGCGAAAAGATTATACGATGATTGGCTCGTCCAACCCGGTTCAGACAATGCAAAGAGGTACTTGCACACGCAGTATCACCCCGTGGTGAAAAGCGTCACTTCGCAGCTGCAAAACTGGTGA
- the LOC125507821 gene encoding protein NAR1-like isoform X2 translates to MSSSRFSPALQASDLNDFIAPSQDCVVSLNKNSAASRLPIKKKQVVVSTKPPEESVKISLKDCLACSGCITSAETVMLEKQSLDDFVTRINSGKTVIVSVSPQSRASLAAFFGLSQSQVFRKLTALFKSMGVKAVYDTSSSRDLALIEACNEFISRYKLSQLSSDKEVGTSLPVLSSACPGWICYAEKTLGSYILPYISSVKSPQQVIGAAIKHHMVEKLGLKPYDVYHVTVMPCYDKKLEAVRGDFVFSVEEKEVTEVDSVLTTGEVLDLIQSKSVDFKTMEESPLDRLLTNVDDDGHLYGVSGGSGGYAETIFRYAARALFNREIEGPLDFKILRNSDFREVTLEVEGSPVLKFALCYGFRNLQNIVRKVKMGKCEYQFIEVMACPSGCLNGGGQIKPAKGQSPKDLIQQLESVYTQDVSISNPFDNPIAKRLYDDWLVQPGSDNAKRYLHTQYHPVVKSVTSQLQNW, encoded by the exons ATGTCTTCCAGCAGGTTCTCGCCGGCGCTGCAGGCGTCGGACCTCAACGACTTCATCGCCCCCTCGCAGGACTGCGTCGTCTCCCTCAACAAGAActccgccgccagccgcctcccg ATTAAAAAAAAGCAAGTTGTGGTGAGTACAaaacctccagaagaatcggtcAAGATTTCTCTGAAGGACTGTTTGGCTTGCAG TGGTTGCATAACATCAGCAGAGACAGTTATGCTTGAGAAGCAAAGCTTGGATGACTTCGTTACTCGCATCAACTCAGGCAAAACCGTCATCGTATCTGTATCTCCCCAGTCAAGAGCATCATTAGCTGCATTCTTTGGTCTTTCTCAGTCACAG GTTTTCCGAAAACTAACTGCTCTGTTCAAGTCGATGGGCGTGAAGGCAGTGTATGATACAAGTAGTAGTCGAGATCTGGCCCTAATTGAAGCATGCAATGAATTTATTTCACGCTATAAGCTGAGTCAATTGTCTAGCGACAAAGAAGTTGGAACCAGTCTTCCTGTGCTTTCATCTGCATGTCCAG GCTGGATATGCTATGCTGAAAAGACTCTTGGTTCATATATCTTGCCCTACATCTCATCTGTAAAGAGTCCCCAACAAGTGATTGGTGCAGCTATCAAGCATCACATGGTTGAAAAACTTGGTCTCAA GCCATATGATGTATATCATGTTACTGTGATGCCCTGTTATGATAAAAAACTTGAAGCTGTCCGGGGTGACTTTGTTTTCTCAGTGGAAGAAAAGGAAGTTACAGAGGTGGACTCGGTATTGACAACTGGTGAAGTGTTGGACTTGATACAG TCCAAATCTGTTGATTTCAAGACAATGGAGGAATCTCCTTTGGACAGATT ATTAacaaatgttgatgatgatggtcATCTATATGGGGTTTCTGGTGGCTCGGGTGGTTATGCGGAAACCATCTTTCGTTATGCAGCACGTGCGCTCTTTAATAGGGAAATAGAAGGCCCACTTGATTTCAAAATCTTGCGAAATTCAGATTTCCGTGAAGTTACGCTGGAG GTGGAGGGCAGTCCTGTTTTGAAGTTTGCCCTTTGTTACGGGTTCAGAAACCTACAGAACATTGTTAGGAAGGTTAAGATGGGAAAATGTGAATACCAGTTTATTGAAGTTATGGCTTGCCCTTCAG GTTGTCTGAATGGGGGAGGCCAAATAAAACCTGCTAAAGGCCAATCTCCCAAGGATCTCATCCAACAACTAGAGAGTGTGTACACGCAAGAT GTATCAATATCCAACCCCTTTGATAACCCGATTGCGAAAAGATTATACGATGATTGGCTCGTCCAACCCGGTTCAGACAATGCAAAGAGGTACTTGCACACGCAGTATCACCCCGTGGTGAAAAGCGTCACTTCGCAGCTGCAAAACTGGTGA